The nucleotide window TGGCCGTGGTCACTGCCACTGCCACCAGGACGTTGGGGATCTTCGGATTGATGCGCTTGAGCACGATCATGATGCCGAAGGCGAGCACTCCCATGGCAAGGGTGGGCAAATGCGTGTAATGAAAAGCGCTTTCCACCACTCGGATGATGGTCTCGTAATGGTGCTCGGCCTTGTCCACGTACACGCCGAACATCTTGGAGAGCTGGGAAGAGGCGATGATGATGGCCGCGGCGTTGGTGAAGCCGTTGACCACGGGATGGGACAGGAAGTTGACCACCAGGCCGAGTTTGAGAACGCCCAGCAGGAACTGGAAGAGCCCGACCATGAGCGCGAGCAGGATGGCGTAGGCGATGTACCCTTCGCTGCCTGCGGTGGCCAGCGGTTCGAGCGACGCGGCGGTCATGAGCGAGACCACGGCCACCGGCCCGGTGGCCAGCTGGCGGCTGGAGCCGAACAGGGCGGCGATGAGCGGCGGCAGGAACGACGCATACAGGCCGTAATAGGCGGGCATCCCGGCCAACTGGGCGTAGGCCATTGATTGCGGGATGAGCACAAGGGCGACGGTGAGCCCCGAAATGGCGTCCGCGCGCAAGGCCGCCGTGTTGTACCCCTTGAACCAGTCGATGAATGGGAATATTTTCGAGAGCATTCAGCCAGATCCTTCCTCTTAGGCCTGCAACATGCGGCGGCACATGCTGATCAATTCATTGAACAGCGCCCCTGCGTCGTACAGGTTATGGTTCTTGAAACGCACCAGGCCGTCGACCATGGTGAACAGTATCAACGCGGATTTCCGGGTATGGATGTCCCTGGAGATGGACCCGTCCTCCTGCCCCGTCCGGATCGCCTGCTCGAAGATGTCGACCAGGCAATTGTAGATGGATTCCAGGTTTTCTCTGAACTCCGGATTCGACTCGGAGAGCCTGTAGAGAAAATGCCTGTGCAGCAGCAGAAACTTGTCTTCCAACAGTCCGGCCAGGTAGAGATAGAACGAGACGACCTCCTCCGCCATCTCGAGACCCGAAGCGAACGGCCTGTTCTCGAAGAACCGTTCGAACTGGTCCACAATCTCGTCCCTGGTCGCCTCCAGAATGGTCAGGAGCAACCCCTCCTTGCTCTTGAAATGATAGAAAACCGTGCCCTCGGCCACCCCGGTCAACCGGGCAAGCTCCTGCACCGACGTGTCCGTGAATCCCTTGTTCGCGAACAGAACGGTGGCGACTTTGAGTATGGCTTCCTTCTTCTTCATTTCCGGCAATCCATCCTTTTTTCAAAAACCGAGTGGTCACTCAGTTTTCTTATCCATAGTTTCCAATCGGCTTGAATGTCAAAAAAAATCGCAAAACTGAGTGATCGCTCAGTTTTATAACAAAGCAATCCGAAATCATTGAACAAGTCAACTCAAAAAAAACGGACACACGAAATAAATTGAAAAATAATTTTCTTTTTCCCGCATGCGGCCACGCTGTATTTGGGGACCGGCGCCTCGCACTCCGGTCCCGCCTTTACAAATCATCATAAGTAATTATTGATCATATATTCATTCAACCTTACCAAGGAGTCGTCATGAAAATATCCCGATCAATCGTTCCGGCCCTGG belongs to Pseudodesulfovibrio portus and includes:
- a CDS encoding TetR/AcrR family transcriptional regulator, with the protein product MKKKEAILKVATVLFANKGFTDTSVQELARLTGVAEGTVFYHFKSKEGLLLTILEATRDEIVDQFERFFENRPFASGLEMAEEVVSFYLYLAGLLEDKFLLLHRHFLYRLSESNPEFRENLESIYNCLVDIFEQAIRTGQEDGSISRDIHTRKSALILFTMVDGLVRFKNHNLYDAGALFNELISMCRRMLQA